Proteins from a single region of Psychrobacter cryohalolentis K5:
- a CDS encoding ABC transporter substrate-binding protein translates to MQPPSLPAAFTIPKKLSRYSAFIIVLGICVGISASTASTPTAMDNKDTSQWQQTVQAGENQDVYFHTWGGDPQINAYIQWTAKAVDKKYNINLVHVKLSDTSEAVSRVLAEKSANNNKKGSVDLIWINGANFAAMSENKLLLKDWASTLPNFALTDPDNNPSVTLDFGLPTDGMEAPWGQASLTFYYDNLAIDKPPATLQQLSAWAQQNPGRFGYPKPPDFLGMSFLKYALVMLHEQNDSKNGTTLRAELNQPVNAQNKDLILNPLWDFLDELHPMLWRKGEQFLQSGAQMRRLVDDTELSLAFTFSGPEIPAAVQRYDLPPSIRSYAMTDGSLSNTHFVAIPYNASHAAAAQLVANFLLSPDAQAHKQNPAVWGDKTVLVQSTLSAEQQALFKANKPHASALPFDAIKRTVSEPHPSWVDAIMQGWQARYGVSE, encoded by the coding sequence ATGCAACCTCCTAGCTTGCCAGCAGCCTTTACAATACCAAAAAAACTGAGCCGCTATAGCGCCTTTATCATAGTGCTTGGTATATGTGTTGGCATCTCTGCAAGTACCGCTTCGACTCCCACTGCTATGGATAATAAAGATACCTCGCAGTGGCAGCAGACAGTACAAGCTGGTGAAAATCAGGATGTTTACTTTCATACCTGGGGCGGGGATCCGCAAATTAATGCCTATATTCAGTGGACTGCAAAAGCGGTCGATAAAAAATATAATATTAACTTGGTTCATGTCAAATTAAGCGACACCAGTGAAGCTGTCAGCCGTGTCCTTGCAGAAAAATCTGCCAATAATAATAAAAAAGGTAGCGTTGATTTAATTTGGATCAACGGTGCGAACTTTGCCGCTATGAGTGAGAATAAATTACTATTAAAGGACTGGGCATCTACTCTGCCAAACTTTGCGCTGACTGATCCTGATAACAACCCCTCTGTCACGCTTGATTTTGGTTTACCTACTGACGGTATGGAAGCGCCATGGGGACAAGCATCACTGACTTTTTATTATGATAACTTAGCGATAGATAAACCGCCTGCTACCTTGCAGCAATTAAGCGCTTGGGCACAGCAGAACCCCGGACGTTTTGGCTACCCAAAGCCGCCTGATTTTTTGGGTATGAGTTTTTTGAAGTATGCTTTGGTCATGCTGCATGAGCAAAACGATAGTAAGAATGGAACCACTCTCAGAGCAGAGCTTAACCAGCCGGTAAATGCACAAAACAAAGATTTGATACTCAATCCGCTGTGGGACTTTTTGGATGAGCTGCATCCCATGCTATGGCGAAAAGGTGAGCAATTCCTGCAAAGCGGCGCACAAATGCGCCGTTTGGTAGATGATACGGAGCTAAGCTTGGCCTTTACCTTTTCAGGACCCGAAATACCAGCTGCCGTTCAGCGCTATGATTTGCCGCCCAGTATTCGCAGTTATGCCATGACAGATGGCAGTTTGAGCAATACTCACTTCGTTGCTATTCCTTATAACGCAAGCCATGCAGCCGCAGCACAATTGGTGGCAAACTTTTTATTAAGCCCAGACGCACAGGCGCATAAACAAAACCCAGCTGTCTGGGGAGATAAAACCGTGCTGGTTCAATCGACACTGAGCGCCGAGCAGCAAGCACTCTTTAAAGCCAATAAACCGCATGCAAGCGCCCTACCTTTTGATGCTATCAAACGAACCGTCAGTGAACCACACCCCAGCTGGGTTGACGCCATTATGCAAGGTTGGCAAGCACGCTACGGGGTTAGCGAATGA
- a CDS encoding ABC transporter permease has translation MKKSVHKSKVNTDNNNINGVNTDTLNAAIIHSNLSHQIAATCKTDLFTRLVTLSPSLLLILLILPVLGGLISVILPAFGWVPALETTTFGLQGFKALGQTLGLEQMVALSVATGFLSTLLAFVIAIMILATFFNSPWLTRIERLLSPILVIPHAAAAIAVGFLIVPSGMMARMISPWLSDWELAPQGILPHDPYGISIILGLVLKELPFLLLMALGVFAQPELGKKLRQQYQVALNLGYYPITAFFKAVFPILYPFLRLPILAVLAYASASVEMPLILGPNTPPTLAVTIMQWFNDVDLNLRIKASAGAILQLLLTGSLIALWLGGERMVKALCSDALVNGKRQYKDVIWQKLTASATVFIIGFIALSLIGLLMWSLAGYWRFPAALPEQLVLLHFQSALMQISTPLFNTLALGIVSTLFAIAITVLCLEAEQLSNKPISNFTSLIIYLPLLVPSIAFLFGLVWLQQLVHNQAAFFNVAFTHFLFVLPYVFLSLASSYRRLDKRFATVAASLGAPPMRVFFQVKLPQLFAPLLIAMALGLAVSFGQYLPTLLTGGGRIATITTEAVTLANGASRRTSAVYAIIQMGLPLIGFMVAWLLPKYFFRSGVR, from the coding sequence ATGAAAAAATCCGTTCATAAAAGCAAGGTTAATACTGATAACAACAATATTAATGGCGTGAATACTGATACTCTTAATGCTGCTATCATTCATTCTAATTTAAGCCATCAAATAGCCGCGACTTGTAAAACTGACCTTTTTACTCGTTTAGTGACCCTAAGCCCCAGTCTTTTACTAATACTCCTTATTTTGCCTGTATTAGGAGGTTTGATAAGCGTCATCCTGCCAGCGTTTGGCTGGGTGCCTGCTCTAGAAACAACGACCTTTGGTCTACAAGGATTTAAAGCGCTGGGTCAAACACTGGGGCTTGAGCAAATGGTTGCGCTTAGTGTGGCGACCGGATTTCTCAGCACCCTACTCGCCTTTGTCATAGCGATTATGATATTGGCGACGTTTTTTAATAGTCCTTGGCTCACACGTATTGAACGTTTGCTTAGCCCTATTTTAGTGATCCCGCATGCCGCAGCGGCGATTGCCGTTGGGTTTTTGATTGTACCCTCTGGCATGATGGCACGAATGATATCGCCATGGCTCAGTGATTGGGAGCTGGCACCACAGGGGATACTACCGCATGACCCTTATGGCATTAGTATCATCTTAGGTCTAGTACTCAAAGAGCTGCCTTTTCTATTGTTAATGGCACTTGGCGTATTCGCACAGCCTGAGCTTGGTAAGAAGCTGCGCCAACAATATCAAGTTGCCCTAAACTTAGGCTACTATCCCATTACTGCCTTTTTTAAAGCAGTATTTCCTATTTTGTACCCCTTCTTGCGTTTGCCTATATTGGCAGTCCTCGCTTACGCCAGTGCCAGTGTTGAGATGCCATTAATTTTAGGACCCAATACCCCACCCACGCTTGCTGTCACTATCATGCAGTGGTTCAATGATGTTGATTTGAACTTACGTATCAAAGCCTCGGCTGGGGCAATATTACAGCTACTACTGACAGGCAGCTTAATTGCATTATGGCTGGGCGGTGAGCGTATGGTCAAAGCGCTATGCAGTGACGCATTGGTTAATGGAAAACGCCAGTATAAGGATGTTATTTGGCAGAAACTCACTGCAAGCGCCACAGTATTCATCATAGGGTTTATCGCCCTCTCGCTCATTGGTCTGCTGATGTGGTCTTTAGCTGGCTATTGGCGCTTCCCTGCCGCCCTGCCAGAGCAGCTCGTACTATTACACTTTCAAAGCGCCTTGATGCAAATAAGCACACCATTATTTAACACCCTTGCCCTTGGTATCGTCTCCACCCTTTTTGCTATTGCCATAACGGTACTGTGCTTAGAGGCAGAGCAGTTAAGCAATAAACCCATCTCAAATTTTACCAGCTTGATTATTTACCTGCCACTTCTGGTGCCGAGCATTGCTTTCTTATTTGGCTTGGTGTGGTTACAGCAACTTGTCCATAACCAAGCGGCATTTTTTAACGTCGCTTTTACCCACTTCTTATTTGTACTGCCCTATGTATTTTTATCCCTTGCCAGCAGCTATAGAAGGTTAGATAAGCGCTTTGCCACTGTAGCAGCCAGTCTTGGAGCGCCGCCTATGAGAGTATTCTTCCAAGTTAAGTTACCGCAGTTATTTGCACCGCTACTCATCGCAATGGCACTAGGATTGGCGGTGAGTTTTGGTCAATATCTGCCAACGTTACTCACGGGCGGCGGACGTATTGCTACCATTACGACCGAAGCGGTGACGCTTGCTAATGGTGCCAGCCGCCGTACCAGCGCCGTATATGCCATTATACAAATGGGGTTACCACTGATTGGCTTTATGGTGGCATGGCTGCTACCGAAGTATTTTTTCAGAAGTGGCGTGCGTTAG
- the bhcB gene encoding beta-hydroxyaspartate dehydratase BhcB produces MITNDNGLVIPTLDDMLEAHERIKPYIHRTPVLTSRFLNELAGCEMFFKCENFQKAGAFKVRGASNAVFGLSDEDAKNGVCTHSSGNHALSLSYAAGQRGIPCNVVMPHSAPEAKKAAVRGYGGIITECEPSTTSREEVFAKVQAETGGDFVHPYNDPRVIAGQATCSREFLEQMEEIGEKPDMVVAPIGGGGMISGTCLTLSNLAPDVKIYAAEPLNADDAARSFKAGHIIADDAPNTVADGLKVPLKDLTWHFVSNYVTDILTATEEEIVEAMKLTWTHMKIIIEPSCAVPLAVILKNKDVFAGKKVGVIITGGNVDLDKLPWN; encoded by the coding sequence ATGATAACAAATGATAATGGATTAGTGATTCCAACCCTTGATGATATGTTAGAAGCGCATGAGCGCATCAAACCATATATCCATCGCACCCCTGTTCTGACCTCTCGCTTTTTAAATGAGCTGGCTGGCTGTGAGATGTTCTTTAAATGTGAGAACTTTCAAAAAGCGGGTGCATTTAAAGTACGTGGCGCCTCAAATGCAGTGTTTGGCCTCTCTGACGAAGATGCCAAAAATGGCGTTTGTACACACAGCTCAGGTAACCATGCCCTATCTTTATCTTATGCTGCAGGCCAGCGTGGTATACCATGTAATGTGGTGATGCCGCATAGCGCGCCTGAAGCTAAAAAAGCCGCGGTACGTGGCTATGGCGGTATCATCACCGAATGTGAGCCATCAACCACATCGCGTGAAGAAGTCTTTGCCAAAGTTCAAGCAGAAACAGGCGGCGACTTTGTCCATCCGTACAATGATCCACGCGTTATCGCTGGACAAGCCACTTGCTCACGTGAGTTTTTAGAACAAATGGAAGAGATTGGTGAAAAACCTGATATGGTTGTGGCACCCATTGGTGGTGGCGGTATGATTTCAGGTACTTGTTTGACGTTGTCGAACCTAGCACCAGATGTCAAAATCTATGCAGCAGAGCCATTAAACGCTGATGACGCTGCACGCTCATTTAAAGCCGGTCATATTATCGCTGATGATGCACCAAACACGGTTGCCGATGGTTTAAAAGTACCGCTGAAGGATTTGACTTGGCATTTTGTTAGCAATTATGTGACTGATATTTTGACCGCGACTGAAGAAGAAATCGTTGAAGCGATGAAACTGACTTGGACGCATATGAAAATCATCATCGAACCAAGCTGTGCCGTGCCGCTTGCTGTCATCCTGAAGAACAAAGACGTTTTTGCCGGTAAAAAGGTTGGCGTCATCATCACTGGTGGTAACGTTGATCTTGACAAGTTGCCTTGGAATTAA
- the bhcA gene encoding L-aspartate--glyoxylate aminotransferase BhcA, whose translation MSLQNPIFIPGPTNIPDRLRRAMNVPTQDHRAPDFSDTFLPVLADCKKVFGTQDGEIILFTSSGTGGWEAAISNTLSPGDKVLIARYGMFSHRWIDMCQRHGLDVQVVECDWGTGAPADKFQAILNEDTAHEIKAVMVTHNETATGVLSDIGAVRKAMDSSDHPALLFVDGVSSIACVPFEMDAWGVDVAVAGSQKGFMLATGMAILGVSQKALSHMDEAKLPRTYFAFRDMLNANANGGFPYTPPLNLIYGLRESLEMLFDEGLDNVYARHYRLAEGVRQAVSAWGMKLCAKTPDLYSNTVSAIFVPEGFDSNKLTDHAFNKYGISFGIGLGEMNGKAFRIGHLGSLTEVMVLAGLATIEMAMVDLGYPIKLGQGVAAAQEYYRHSAPTK comes from the coding sequence ATGTCGCTACAAAACCCAATTTTTATTCCTGGCCCTACCAATATTCCTGACAGATTACGTCGCGCGATGAACGTGCCGACGCAAGATCACCGTGCGCCTGATTTCTCAGACACGTTCTTACCAGTGCTTGCTGATTGTAAAAAAGTATTTGGCACCCAAGATGGCGAAATCATTCTATTTACCTCTAGCGGCACAGGTGGCTGGGAAGCTGCTATTAGCAATACCTTGTCACCTGGTGATAAAGTTCTGATTGCACGCTATGGTATGTTCTCGCATCGCTGGATCGATATGTGTCAGCGCCACGGACTTGATGTGCAAGTTGTAGAATGCGATTGGGGAACAGGCGCACCTGCTGATAAATTTCAAGCGATTTTAAACGAAGATACTGCACACGAAATCAAAGCCGTCATGGTCACCCATAACGAAACAGCAACAGGTGTTTTAAGTGATATTGGCGCCGTTCGTAAAGCCATGGATAGCAGTGACCACCCTGCTTTATTATTCGTAGATGGTGTTAGCTCAATTGCTTGCGTTCCTTTTGAGATGGATGCTTGGGGCGTAGACGTTGCTGTTGCCGGCTCACAAAAAGGCTTTATGCTCGCAACGGGTATGGCAATATTGGGCGTCAGTCAAAAAGCTTTGAGTCATATGGATGAGGCAAAGCTTCCACGTACTTATTTTGCTTTTCGTGATATGTTAAATGCCAATGCCAACGGCGGCTTCCCTTATACACCACCATTAAATCTCATCTATGGCCTAAGAGAAAGTCTTGAGATGTTGTTTGATGAAGGCCTTGATAATGTCTATGCACGTCATTACCGTCTAGCCGAAGGTGTACGACAAGCGGTTAGCGCTTGGGGTATGAAACTGTGTGCAAAAACACCTGACCTTTATTCTAATACCGTCAGCGCCATCTTTGTTCCTGAAGGCTTTGACAGTAACAAGCTGACCGATCATGCTTTTAATAAATATGGTATCTCATTTGGTATTGGTTTGGGCGAGATGAATGGTAAAGCATTTAGAATCGGTCATCTAGGTTCATTAACTGAAGTTATGGTACTAGCAGGGCTTGCAACGATTGAGATGGCAATGGTTGATTTGGGCTACCCTATTAAACTGGGTCAAGGCGTTGCTGCTGCGCAAGAGTATTATCGCCACAGCGCACCAACTAAATAA
- the bhcD gene encoding iminosuccinate reductase BhcD, giving the protein MSEANSVNSDEGLLIVSEDACKSVIDRPSAFIAVENVFASMSRGDAYNFPVIREAIGYADALYGFKSGFDRAGKSLGLKSGGYWPGNAAKGLTNHQSTIFLFNPDNGKLRALVGGNYLTAVRTAAASAVSIAHLARKDSKVLGMVGAGHQSTFQLRAALEQRNFEKVVAWNKNKDRLKNLQAVAEELGVPFEAVEREQLCSEADVIITITSAFEPLLMKEWIKPGTHIACMGTDTVGKQEVDVNLIAAATVFTDEITQSISLGETQHAIKSGAIKESDITTLGDVINGEHPGRSSDDEITLFDGTGVGLQDLAVASAATKLALEKGEAQHISL; this is encoded by the coding sequence ATGAGTGAAGCAAATAGTGTTAATAGTGACGAAGGTTTATTGATCGTATCAGAAGACGCTTGCAAATCGGTGATTGATCGCCCTTCTGCATTTATCGCCGTTGAAAATGTTTTTGCGTCAATGTCACGAGGGGACGCCTATAACTTCCCTGTTATCCGCGAAGCCATTGGCTATGCTGATGCGTTATACGGCTTTAAATCAGGTTTTGACCGTGCAGGAAAATCACTAGGTCTAAAATCAGGTGGCTACTGGCCAGGTAATGCGGCTAAAGGCTTGACCAATCATCAATCCACGATTTTCTTATTTAATCCAGATAATGGTAAATTGCGTGCACTGGTCGGCGGCAATTATTTAACTGCTGTACGTACCGCCGCCGCATCGGCAGTATCAATCGCCCATCTAGCACGTAAAGACAGCAAAGTACTTGGTATGGTCGGCGCCGGTCATCAGTCTACTTTTCAGCTGCGTGCCGCTCTTGAGCAACGCAATTTCGAAAAAGTAGTCGCTTGGAATAAGAATAAAGATCGTCTCAAAAACCTACAAGCCGTCGCTGAAGAATTAGGCGTACCGTTTGAAGCCGTTGAGCGTGAGCAGTTATGTAGCGAGGCGGATGTAATCATTACTATTACTTCAGCGTTTGAGCCATTACTGATGAAAGAGTGGATCAAACCCGGTACACATATCGCCTGTATGGGTACCGATACCGTTGGTAAGCAAGAAGTTGATGTCAATTTAATAGCTGCTGCTACTGTATTTACAGATGAGATCACGCAATCAATCAGTCTTGGTGAAACCCAGCATGCGATTAAGTCTGGTGCTATCAAAGAGAGTGATATTACCACGCTTGGCGATGTCATTAATGGTGAGCATCCGGGTCGCAGCTCAGACGATGAGATTACCTTGTTCGATGGTACGGGTGTTGGTTTACAGGATTTAGCAGTAGCCTCTGCTGCCACTAAGCTTGCCCTTGAAAAAGGTGAAGCCCAACACATCTCGTTATAA
- the bhcC gene encoding 3-hydroxy-D-aspartate aldolase BhcC, giving the protein MTMTAELEVGYNVPAAVGMDEADIQTPCLILDLDALERNVKKMGDYAKAHNMRHRSHGKMHKSVDVQNLQEELGGAIGVCCQKVSEAEVFVRGGIKDVLVSNQVRNPAKIERLANLPKLGATITVCVDDVDNVAELSAAATKAGTELNCYIEIDCGAGRCGVTTTEAVVEIAKAIDAAENLKFTGIQAYQGAMQHMDSFSDRKAKTQIAIDQVQEAIDALTEIGLKPEFVSGGGTGSYYFESNSGVFNELQCGSYAFMDADYGRILDEDGNRIDAGEWENALFILTSVMSHAKTDKAIVDAGLKAQSVDSGLPFIYGRDDVEYVKCSDEHGVVSDPNGVLEINEKLKLVPGHCDPTCNVHDFYIGVRNGKVETVWPVSARGKMY; this is encoded by the coding sequence ATGACAATGACTGCCGAATTAGAAGTAGGTTACAACGTACCCGCCGCTGTTGGTATGGACGAAGCTGACATTCAAACCCCTTGTTTGATCTTGGATCTTGACGCCCTTGAGCGTAACGTCAAAAAAATGGGCGATTATGCTAAAGCGCATAATATGCGTCACCGTAGCCACGGTAAAATGCACAAATCAGTTGATGTACAAAATTTACAAGAAGAGCTTGGCGGCGCTATTGGCGTTTGCTGTCAAAAGGTCTCTGAAGCAGAAGTATTCGTACGTGGTGGCATTAAAGACGTATTGGTATCAAACCAAGTCCGTAATCCAGCCAAAATTGAGCGCTTAGCGAATCTACCTAAGTTGGGTGCAACCATTACCGTTTGTGTCGATGATGTCGATAACGTCGCTGAGCTATCAGCTGCTGCGACCAAAGCAGGCACTGAACTGAACTGCTATATCGAAATCGACTGCGGTGCTGGGCGTTGTGGTGTAACGACGACTGAAGCGGTTGTTGAGATTGCCAAAGCAATTGATGCCGCTGAAAATCTAAAATTCACTGGTATCCAAGCTTATCAAGGTGCGATGCAACACATGGACAGCTTTAGCGATCGTAAAGCGAAAACACAAATCGCTATCGATCAAGTACAAGAAGCAATCGATGCATTAACTGAAATCGGGCTAAAACCAGAATTTGTATCGGGTGGCGGTACAGGTAGTTATTACTTCGAAAGTAATTCAGGTGTTTTCAACGAATTACAGTGTGGCTCTTACGCGTTTATGGATGCCGATTACGGTCGTATTCTAGATGAAGACGGCAACCGTATCGATGCTGGTGAGTGGGAAAATGCATTATTCATCCTAACGTCTGTGATGAGCCATGCCAAAACCGACAAAGCCATCGTTGATGCTGGTCTAAAAGCTCAGTCAGTTGATAGTGGCCTACCGTTCATCTATGGTCGTGACGATGTTGAATATGTTAAATGTTCAGACGAGCATGGCGTAGTCAGCGATCCAAATGGCGTACTGGAAATCAATGAAAAACTAAAACTGGTACCTGGTCATTGTGATCCTACTTGTAACGTTCATGATTTCTATATTGGTGTGCGTAATGGTAAAGTTGAAACCGTATGGCCAGTATCTGCACGCGGTAAAATGTACTAA
- a CDS encoding FAD-dependent oxidoreductase, whose protein sequence is MIKKIVLIFAVLIGVIGFFYFDLNELLTLEGLKGSMDQFEQYKTQSPWLVIGGFFLVYILVTALSLPGAAILTLAAGALFGLVQGVLVASFASSIGATLAFLTSRYLLRDTIKQRFPDRLASIDAGVKKEGGFYLFTLRLVPIFPFFLINLLMGLTAIKARTFYWVSQIGMLAGTFVFVNAGTQLAQIEQLSGILSFNLLASFALLGLFPLIAKGILTILKKRRVYKNYNKPKKFDRNMIVIGAGAGGLVTSYIAATVKAKVTLIEAGEMGGDCLNYGCVPSKALIKSAKVVEQIRHGERYGLNNSQPDFAFKNIMSRIHKVIADIAPNDSVERYTDLGVEVLKGYAKLIDPWTVEIALNDGSTQTLTARSIVIATGARPFVPDLPGLDETGYVTSDTLWDKFAKLDKAPSKLVVLGGGPIGCELAQAFARLGSAVTQIERGTRLMKKEDVEVSVFAQEALTESGVTILTSQQAIRCETRDGKKHIIVAPKGSTDDQQETAIEYDELICAVGRSARLEGYGLDTLGIDTERTISTDEYLETLYPNIYAAGDVVGPYQFTHVAAHQAWYAAVNGLFGHLKKFKVDYRVIPWTTFIDPEVARVGLNEQEAIDKGIDFEITRYDFKDLDRAVTESANHGFIKVITPKGKDKILGVTIVAEHAGDLMAEFVLAMKHNLGLNKILGTIHIYPTWAEGNKYAAGEWKRNHAPKKALQLLEKYHTWRRG, encoded by the coding sequence ATGATTAAAAAAATAGTTTTGATATTCGCGGTCTTGATTGGCGTCATTGGCTTTTTTTATTTTGACCTCAATGAATTATTAACACTTGAGGGCTTAAAAGGCTCGATGGATCAGTTTGAGCAATACAAAACACAGTCGCCATGGTTAGTCATCGGCGGCTTTTTTTTGGTCTACATCTTAGTTACCGCATTATCTTTACCCGGCGCCGCTATTTTAACTTTGGCAGCCGGTGCTTTATTTGGTTTAGTACAAGGTGTATTGGTCGCCTCATTTGCCTCCAGTATCGGTGCCACCCTCGCCTTTTTGACTTCGCGTTATTTGTTACGCGATACCATTAAACAGCGTTTTCCTGACCGTCTTGCTTCCATCGATGCTGGGGTAAAAAAAGAAGGCGGATTTTATTTATTTACGTTACGTTTGGTACCGATATTCCCCTTTTTCCTTATCAACTTATTGATGGGTCTGACTGCTATCAAAGCAAGGACCTTTTATTGGGTCAGCCAAATCGGTATGCTTGCCGGCACTTTTGTATTTGTGAATGCTGGTACGCAATTGGCACAAATCGAGCAGTTATCTGGCATTTTGTCTTTTAATCTTCTGGCTTCATTTGCATTATTAGGATTATTTCCGCTAATAGCGAAAGGCATATTAACGATACTAAAAAAACGCCGTGTCTATAAGAACTATAATAAACCAAAAAAATTCGACCGGAATATGATTGTGATTGGTGCTGGTGCTGGCGGACTTGTTACCAGCTATATTGCTGCGACCGTCAAAGCAAAAGTCACCTTGATTGAGGCAGGTGAGATGGGCGGCGACTGCTTAAACTATGGCTGCGTCCCCAGTAAAGCGCTGATAAAAAGTGCAAAAGTAGTCGAACAGATACGCCATGGCGAACGTTATGGACTCAATAATAGCCAACCGGATTTTGCATTCAAGAACATCATGTCTCGCATTCATAAAGTCATTGCTGATATCGCCCCAAATGACAGTGTTGAGCGTTATACAGATTTGGGTGTCGAGGTATTGAAAGGCTATGCAAAGCTCATTGATCCATGGACGGTTGAGATTGCCCTCAATGATGGTAGCACTCAGACATTAACCGCGCGCTCTATCGTTATCGCGACGGGCGCACGTCCCTTTGTCCCAGATCTACCGGGTTTAGATGAGACAGGTTATGTGACAAGCGATACTCTCTGGGATAAGTTTGCAAAACTTGATAAAGCGCCGAGCAAGCTGGTCGTACTTGGCGGCGGACCCATTGGCTGTGAGCTGGCACAAGCCTTTGCTCGTTTAGGTTCTGCTGTGACCCAAATCGAAAGAGGCACGCGACTGATGAAAAAAGAGGATGTCGAGGTTTCTGTATTTGCGCAAGAAGCACTGACTGAGAGTGGCGTTACTATCCTAACCTCACAGCAAGCAATTCGCTGTGAAACTCGTGATGGCAAAAAACATATTATCGTTGCACCAAAAGGCAGCACTGATGATCAACAAGAAACTGCCATTGAGTATGACGAGTTGATTTGTGCAGTCGGTCGTAGTGCGCGCTTAGAAGGTTACGGGCTTGACACCTTGGGCATCGATACTGAGCGTACCATCAGTACAGATGAGTATCTTGAAACGCTTTACCCCAATATCTATGCGGCAGGTGATGTCGTAGGTCCCTATCAATTCACCCATGTGGCTGCCCATCAAGCATGGTACGCTGCGGTCAATGGCTTATTTGGTCATCTTAAAAAATTCAAAGTAGATTATCGGGTGATTCCATGGACGACGTTTATTGACCCAGAAGTAGCACGAGTGGGCTTAAATGAGCAAGAAGCGATTGATAAAGGCATCGATTTTGAAATCACACGTTATGACTTTAAAGACTTAGATCGGGCGGTAACCGAAAGCGCCAATCATGGCTTTATCAAGGTCATTACCCCAAAGGGCAAAGATAAAATATTGGGTGTGACCATCGTCGCTGAACATGCCGGCGACTTGATGGCTGAGTTTGTATTGGCCATGAAACACAATCTAGGGCTGAATAAAATACTGGGTACCATTCATATCTATCCAACATGGGCGGAAGGCAATAAGTATGCAGCTGGCGAATGGAAACGCAATCATGCGCCTAAAAAAGCGCTACAGTTGCTTGAGAAGTATCATACTTGGCGTCGAGGTTAA